Proteins encoded within one genomic window of Drosophila willistoni isolate 14030-0811.24 chromosome XL unlocalized genomic scaffold, UCI_dwil_1.1 Seg141, whole genome shotgun sequence:
- the LOC6649205 gene encoding chitinase-like protein Idgf4: protein MKLFAFVSVAVVLLAIGQTDALGGSPHVLCYYDGGSYIREGLSKLTLNDLEPALQFCTHLIYGYAGINPTSHKLVSNNEKLELDLGSSLLRQVTSLKKKKPDLKVLLSVGGDKDVVDPENNKYLTLLESSNARIPFINSAHSLVKTYGFDGLDLGWQFPKNKPKKVHGGIGKFWKGFKKIFTGDHIVDEKSEEHKEEFVALVRELKNAFRPDGYLLGLSVLPNVNSSLFFDVPALINNLDYVNLHAYDFQTPERNNEVADFPAPINELNERNPESNVNFQVNYWINNHAPTSKINVGIPTYGRAWKITKDSGLTGLPPVAEADGVAPAGLQTQIPGFLSWPEVCAKLPNPANQHLKGADGPLRKVGDPTKRFGSYAYRSADDSGENGVWVGYEDPDTAALKAAFVKTRGLGGVAIVDLSFDDFRGACTGGEKYPILRAIKYKL from the exons ATGAAGCTCTTTGCCTTTGTCTCTGTGGCTGTTGTCCTATTGGCAATCGGGCAAACTGATGCCTTAGGAGGAAGCCCACATGTTCTCTGCTATTACGATGGAGGCAGCTATATACGCGAGG GTCTATCCAAACTAACTTTGAACGACCTGGAACCTGCTCTTCAGTTCTGCACTCATTTGATTTATGGATATGCTGGCATCAATCCAACTTCTCACAAATTGGTTAGCAACAATGAGAAATTGGAATTGGATCTGGGCAGTAGTCTGCTGCGTCAGGTGACCAGCCTTAAGAAGAAGAAGCCCGACTTGAAGGTTCTTCTGAGCGTGGGTGGTGACAAAGATGTGGTCGATCCGGAAAATAACAAGTACTTGACATTGCTGGAGAGCAGCAACGCTCGCATTCCTTTCATCAACAGCGCTCATTCCTTGGTTAAGACCTATGGCTTTGATGGTCTCGATTTGGGCTGGCAGTTCCCCAAGAACAAGCCAAAGAAGGTCCATGGCGGCATTGGCAAGTTCTGGAAGGGTTTCAAGAAAATCTTCACTGGCGATCACATTGTCGATGAGAAGTCTGAAGAGCATAAGGAGGAATTCGTGGCTCTGGTGCGTGAGTTGAAGAACGCTTTCCGTCCAGATGGCTATCTGCTGGGACTTAGTGTCCTGCCCAATGTGAATTCATCGC TGTTCTTCGATGTGCCCGCCCTGATCAACAACTTGGACTACGTGAATCTACATGCCTATGACTTCCAGACCCCTGAACGTAACAATGAGGTCGCCGACTTCCCCGCCCCAATCAACGAGCTGAATGAACGCAATCCCGAATCGAATGTGAACTTCCAGGTCAACTATTGGATAAACAATCATGCTCCCACCAGCAAGATCAATGTGGGCATTCCCACCTACGGTCGTGCCTGGAAGATTACCAAAGATTCCGGTCTAACTGGTCTGCCACCTGTCGCGGAGGCTGATGGCGTTGCACCAGCTGGTCTGCAAACACAGATCCCCGGCTTCCTCAGTTGGCCCGAGGTGTGCGCCAAGCTGCCCAATCCAGCCAACCAGCATCTGAAGGGAGCTGATGGACCACTACGCAAGGTTGGTGATCCGACCAAGCGCTTCGGCAGCTATGCCTATCGTTCGGCCGATGACAGTGGCGAGAATGGTGTCTGGGTTGGCTACGAGGATCCCGATACCGCTGCCCTCAAGGCTGCCTTTGTAAAGACCCGAGGACTGGGCGGCGTGGCCATTGTCGATTTGAGTTTCGATGATTTCCGTGGAGCCTGCACAGGCGGTGAGAAGTATCCCATTTTGCGTGCCATCAAATACAAGTTGTAG